In Halorhabdus rudnickae, the following proteins share a genomic window:
- a CDS encoding NAD(+)/NADH kinase, protein MNDDPGAGPIAVVGDERGAVSELVESAGRRVRPGTAGGLDDATVVLAVGEAAVLDLARQNCSTPVMPVAVPGGLQAVPADALQTALQRLDDGSATIRERPVLAVDREDERIETALLDVMAVTSEPAHISEYAVSTPEEPISTFRADGVVVATPAGSDGYARRVGGPVLSPDLRGLSVVPVGAFKTERNHWVVSLPTDGPALSMTVEREDAPVSLLVDGRDAGTIPVGDRLEVGADGHLPLAVVPESESAFRSDPDRPRPDDTVGGRGPADADVDPLFPAE, encoded by the coding sequence ATGAATGACGATCCGGGCGCCGGTCCGATCGCGGTCGTCGGCGACGAGCGAGGCGCCGTCTCCGAACTGGTCGAATCGGCGGGCAGACGCGTCCGCCCGGGGACAGCCGGCGGACTCGACGACGCGACTGTCGTCCTTGCTGTCGGCGAAGCGGCCGTGCTCGACCTCGCGCGCCAGAACTGTTCGACACCTGTGATGCCGGTCGCCGTCCCGGGCGGGCTACAAGCGGTTCCCGCGGACGCGCTCCAGACGGCACTACAACGACTCGACGACGGATCAGCTACCATCCGTGAACGGCCGGTACTCGCCGTCGACCGCGAGGACGAACGGATCGAGACGGCGTTGCTCGACGTAATGGCCGTTACGAGCGAACCGGCTCACATCTCCGAGTACGCGGTCTCGACCCCCGAGGAACCGATCTCGACGTTCCGGGCCGACGGCGTCGTAGTCGCGACACCTGCCGGGAGCGACGGCTACGCCCGCCGGGTCGGCGGTCCCGTGCTCAGTCCTGACCTCCGTGGCCTCTCGGTCGTCCCCGTCGGGGCGTTCAAGACGGAACGAAACCACTGGGTCGTTTCGCTGCCGACCGACGGCCCGGCACTGTCGATGACTGTCGAACGCGAGGACGCGCCGGTCTCGTTGCTGGTCGACGGTCGCGATGCGGGAACGATTCCTGTCGGCGATCGCCTCGAGGTCGGCGCTGACGGTCACCTCCCGCTGGCCGTGGTTCCCGAAAGCGAGTCGGCGTTCCGGTCGGATCCTGATCGGCCGCGTCCGGACGACACAGTCGGCGGCCGCGGCCCGGCTGACGCCGACGTCGATCCCCTCTTTCCCGCCGAGTGA